A stretch of DNA from Pseudomonadota bacterium:
CTGGGCAAGACAGCGGGTAATGGCTGATGTCAGGGTAGTCTTTCCATGATCTATGTGTCCTATGGTTCCTATGTTGACATGGGGTTTTGTCCTTTCAAACTTTTTCTTAGCCATACAGAACCTCCGTTTTTAATATTTATGGAGCCCACGACCGGGATTGAACCGGTGGCCACTTCCTTACCAAGGAAGTGCTCTACCACTGAGCTACGCGGGCATATGGAGCGGGCAACGTTTCAACCCGCTACATTTTTTTGGAGCGGGAAACGGGACTCGAACCCGCGACCCTCAGCTTGGAAGGCTGATGCTCTAACCAGCTGAGCTACTCCCGCGTCCTCAACTCCGGTTCATAGTTATTAGTTCATAGTTCGGAGTAAAACCTAAAAAATATTTTAATAAAAAAACTCCGAACCGATAACCCCCTGGCCTCGCTCCCTGGCATTGCACAGCAAAGCAGGGCAAGTCGAACTCATAACTTCCAATGGTGGAGAGGGGAGGGATCGAACC
This window harbors:
- a CDS encoding GTP-binding protein, whose translation is MAKKKFERTKPHVNIGTIGHIDHGKTTLTSAITRCLAQ